Below is a window of Desulfuribacillus stibiiarsenatis DNA.
ATAAGGCTGAAATGGAGCATTTTGTTTTCTTGCTTTCAGAGCCAAGGACGATCCATCCATAGTTACAATATCTTTTACAGGATTATCATCGAGTTTATTACACACGCTTGATGGGTATAAAGCTTCAATTGTTTTCTTTATTTGAATTGCTCTAGTATTAGGTACACAAAGGAAAATCCTCACGGTTTTATTCATACCTAGAAAATACATTTTAAATCCAAGTGATCCAAATATTTTTCTCTTAAGACCATGGCGGCCCATATGTGAGAAGTTGTTTACAAAAGCAAGCTCTACTGATTCTTGAGGCTTGTCCTGATCACCAAGTTGAATTTCAAACCACTGGACAAATTCTCGGTCTTTCTTTTGAGCGTTTTGTTCTAAGTATGACAAAATCCCTACCGTGAGTACTACCAATGTAAATAAAACCGCTCCAAAGCCAAATATTACGGTTTCTGATATTCCAAGTAACTCAAGCATAGGTTGATCAACTTCCTAAGTTGCTAAATTTAACGATTACAATTACGATCAGTAAAAACGCGTGGATCCATTTATAAAATGAATCACGTTTATGTAATTGGATGAATGCTACGATAAAAGTAGCAGCACTAAACCAAAACATCCCGTTAACACTTCCAATAACTGCTCCTAGTGCAGCTAACAACATAACAGCTGCAACAGATAATAGAAACTCCATTAAATCTCTCTTTTGTTTTTCTACGTTTGAACGATTCATAGTTAAGCCCTCCTATTTTTTCCACATAACTGACTTGTTTTTTGGTTCCCTTTGCTTTTTATCATCTAGTGCATTAGATGATGCTGTATCTGACGTATCTTGCGGTTCCTTTATTTCCAGTGATTCCAGTGTATCCATTGGTTGTTGTGGTTCCACTAGTTCCGATGATTCCGGTGAATCCATTACTTCTACCGCTTGCTCAATATTTTGCAGACTCAATGTATCTAGTGGTTTCGATGAATCAATGGATTCATCTTTTCCTCTATCCATCGGAACACGTTTATGCTGGTTACTGAGTACATCATGTTTCACTGTACTTTGAGTTACACTAGACTTGTGGACATTGGGAAAGTTGTAGATTCTCCCGGATGGTATTTCTCCCATATAGCCTCTGACACTTTCATATAGCTCTGGAGATTCAAATACTACAGATAGCACCTCTAATAAAAATGAATTCGCGTTCTTTATATTCGCATTTACTACATGAAAGAGTTCAGCAGGTACTTCCTTATTAAAATAGATTGTTACCTGCTTACCAGGCTTAATTGGCTTTTTTGGCTTATTGAGCTTAACCCTACTCATGGGCTTTCCTCCCTTCTAGTGATATAAAAAAGCCAACCTTTAAATGGTTGGCTTAGCTTGATACAGCTTCCTTAAATTTTTTACCTGGCTTAAAAGCAGGTACTTTTGAAGCTGGGATAGAAATTGTTTGCCCAGTTTGAGGATTGCGTCCGGATCTAGCAGCACGTTCTCTGACTTCGAAGTTTCCGAACCCAATAAGTTGGACCTTATCGTTATTTACTAATGCTTCGGAAATACTACTTAATGTTGCTTCTACTGCCTTTGCAGCATCTTTTTTACTTAACCCAGTTACTTCTGTTACCTTGTTAATTAGATCTGTTTTATTCATGTTCATTCTCCTTTTAAATTATTATTTTCATAGAACTGGAGTGACTTGTTTACCATTATGTACAATCTTTTTGCTTCTAATCACCTCCTTAAAATATAAAAATCGCTGAGATTTTCCCCCAGCGATTGATATTATTCGATTATATTAATTATAGCAGAAATAATTAGTGAAAAACTCCGCAATTTCTCCGCGAAATTTATTCAGTTAAATCTGATTTCGTATGGACTATAACAAATTAACTCGTTTAAAAAACAAAGAGAGATATAAAAAAGACAAGTTATTTATAACTTGTCTTTTAAAAATTAGATTGACTTGGTTTGAACCTGTATTTAAGCAAAACTTCCTATCTCTAGTTTATTAATATGATTGGTGTATCTTTTCAAATTTACTTTATTGCTAAAGAACTCAATTTTTATTCCCACGTAAGGTTTGCATTACTTATGGTTGTATGACTAGCATTGCTTAACGCTTCTTTAATTACCTTAACTAATTCTGGTTCGGAACATACTTCTTCTAGTAATTTAAGCAAAACACTTAATTTATGGTGTTTACTATACCACCAAATGTTCCTTAAATTCAAAGACTTTTTGCTAGAATTGACACCTAAATTGTCATATGCAAGCTTTTTAACTAAACCATTATATAAATGCAACTTAAAACTTACCCAACAAGCCTCAATCAAGTCCTTTTTGCTCGATTCATCCAAACAATCTACTACTTGATCATTTAATGTTATACTCTTAGAATGTTTTATAGCTTTAATAACCGTATTTTGAATGCTTCTAAATGGATTGGAATAAATGTTACAATAAACTTGTGCATTAGAATTATGTCCATATCCATTCATCCATTGAGCTACTAATGTATTCACTGTATTGCCATGATAATCATCAGAGTTTGCAACGTATTCTTGATATTGCTTTACAACACCAATTTTTAAATCTGCAATGATTTGAGGAGTAAAAATAGATAGTGATTCTTCAAATATCAAATATTGATCGTAAAACTTCATATTTTGTATTTCAGGAGTTTTAGCTTTTAACTTAATTGAAACTTGAGCACGTTTATATGCAGAATACCCCTGCTTTATTATTTCTTTAGCCGTAAAATCCATCAAAAATCTTTCTGGAAGATTGAAATTGGTTTTTTTACTAGTGCTACTAATTACAGAACCAACTTTAAATCGAATCTGATCCTTTACTAATTCTTTAATTAATTGGTTAAAACTATTTTCTTCTTGTGGTATATATCTATTAAGCAACTGTGTAATTAAGTCGTTATTCAACTCATCTTCATCATCTTCATCGTCACTACTATATGATGAAAATATTTCATCTATTTTATTTATTACTGGAATAACATGGCATGAATGAGCAGAATCTAACAAATTCTTTACTATTTTCTCGATACCGTCATCATCTGCGTACTCCTTAAATAAAATAATGCCATTGTATCTTTGTCCAATAAGTATTGCTTCAAGGTTTTCGTTTATATTCTTGCTTCCGTCATGTGTGAGTCCGTAGCTATCTGTAATAACAAAATGATCAGGCCAATCATTATTACACATTGGCAATTCTAAAAAAATCTCTTCAACCATAGAAATAGAACTAACATCATCTTGCGACTTATAATTTCTGTTTGAATTATTTATAGATAGTAATGCCTTTTGCAATGATGATCCATTCAAAAATTTACCTTCAAAGTAAACATCCTCGTCATTATCATCATTATCATTTTTAAAAGCAAAACCACTATTTATTATATTACTAGTAGCCTTTTCGTATAGCCATTCAAAAATGTCATTAAAATTCGATTGAATAACTGAGCTAGTGCTAAATGCTGATGCTATCTGTAGCCTAAGATCTTCTTGCTTATCTTTTACTTTATCTAAACTACGCTTTTCTTGGTAAAGATACTGCATTTCCATGTAGATTTTATCGTGTATCATTTTCACAAAAACATCTTTGTCGTCTGCTATCAACTTGTCAATGTTAAAGAATTTTGTATAATCTTTAGTAGCTATATCGTTAAGTTGTTTCTTAATCCATTCACTTTCTTCATATGGACTCATATTTTTGGGTAGCCCTGAAACATATTGCCCCATAAGTCTCTCAAGCCCTGAAAATAAATTCTCAGCAAACAAAATTCTTAATTTCTCTTTTGATTTAAATTTAATACCAACTGTTACTTTATCTATGTCCTTCTTAAACAAATAATGCATCAGTACTGTAGTCGTAGATTTAATCCCATCAAGTACATTAAATGATTTTTTAAAATCTTTTAGAATTAAGTGCTTAATAAAAGTGGATTTTCCAACACCTGATTTACCAATAAGCAGCAATATCATTCCTGCAAAGCTCTGAACCAATTCATTTATTCTCATGTTTGTATCCTCCATTTTTTTGTATAGTTCAATAAATATAAAAAGGGCAATGCATAAAGCATTACCCTTGGAATTTATGAACCATGCCAGAAGAAATAGAATACCATATCCATCACCTCTCATTTCATAAACACCAGCAACAGGGTTTCTGCAACCAGCATAATAATTGTATTATACCATTAATTTCGAAAATAGGAAGTTTTTTTGCAAAAAAGTAGTTTTATTAACGTACTTTTTCAATAATCTCACTTAAAACCATTAACATAAGTCCTATGAATCCTAAGGCTATCACAAAAATCAATATAATCGCTCCTTTGAAAGCTGGAATCATCACTTCACTTGCTCCGAATAATTCATCTCGTATTGCTTAATAATCTTATAAAACGTATTCTTCTTAACATCCAGGATACTCTGAAATGTGACAGCTGTTATTTTACCCTTTTTCCATTCCTGATAGTGTTTATCCAGCAGTTGCCTTTGGTGTTTAGTAAGCGTATCTAGATTCATCTTCGGCCTACCAAGATG
It encodes the following:
- a CDS encoding HU family DNA-binding protein, with product MNKTDLINKVTEVTGLSKKDAAKAVEATLSSISEALVNNDKVQLIGFGNFEVRERAARSGRNPQTGQTISIPASKVPAFKPGKKFKEAVSS